One window of Candidatus Kaelpia aquatica genomic DNA carries:
- a CDS encoding tetratricopeptide repeat protein has protein sequence MKKILYSLVLVFIISSFWSFAFAGEGEDYSAIKQSFSDNFYSLTLNGCNAFLKKYPNSDFKEDISLIKGLALFYLKEYSQAVVIFEAILDSKDVRIRQEAIFYLGKLYALSMEHDKAVKLLTQLFELDEDIALSGLAGHELGLIYFNKRDYSKAVEYWEEVLKRLVIPEDIKAELVHNLVQAYIKTEDLDKAKTAIEDSIDRNTAEYHFLKGKVGYLSKEYLSSLDKFDQIVQSDFSPFWTQKAELSKVWIYIDTERYREAEEIIFSLEDVILKDLEDELFYLKPFIFYKKSEFSPAIRNYQRFIYKYKDSDWHQRAFLELVDCYYNINKLLQAEKMALQFLAKELSSGSTDRMRHMLGWVYYKKGDLEKAVLEFEAVANNSKDIDLKINSLCRVGDLLAEMGRVEEAMDKYNLILKEYSDSLYAEYAQYQLGIYLFQQGDYAGAILAFRVAIENFPKSLLLDKVHFYLAGAYFKQGDYEMALTEVETFLSSQSEEDFKKRASIQKAALLYNLGNYREAEEFIKSSEMLALDPYAHFVLAKIYLKDKRFQDADREYDWLKENLDDPDMLAYFYFYRAELDFYLKEWDRACANFQNAYQIAKKDHLKEQSLYWQGWCHYNKNDLKKAFDMFDILKDSKTLSQEARYNIALIFNAQGRAEQAIKILEVIVSQKERFSRLAALKLGDIYKERNDRQRALEQYRSLEVSPYDIIAAEASFNIGEIYEVENKVEEAILQYLSLSALYNVDLSFVNKARVRCARLLEKEARYEEAEKIYREIALTSSEEAIYAKARLKKIEELK, from the coding sequence ATGAAAAAAATACTCTATTCTCTAGTCCTTGTTTTTATTATATCCTCTTTTTGGTCTTTTGCTTTTGCAGGAGAGGGAGAGGACTATTCTGCCATTAAGCAGAGTTTTAGCGATAACTTCTACAGTCTCACTTTAAACGGTTGTAATGCTTTTTTAAAAAAATATCCCAATTCCGATTTTAAGGAAGATATCTCTTTAATCAAGGGTTTAGCCTTGTTCTATCTTAAAGAGTATTCTCAGGCCGTTGTAATCTTTGAAGCTATTTTAGATTCAAAAGATGTTAGGATAAGGCAGGAGGCTATCTTCTATCTTGGTAAACTCTATGCTTTAAGTATGGAGCATGATAAGGCTGTGAAGCTTTTGACTCAGCTTTTTGAATTAGATGAAGATATTGCTTTGAGCGGTTTAGCCGGCCATGAACTAGGGTTGATTTACTTTAATAAAAGGGACTATAGTAAGGCTGTTGAGTACTGGGAAGAGGTTTTGAAAAGACTGGTTATACCTGAAGATATAAAAGCAGAGCTGGTCCATAATTTAGTTCAAGCATACATTAAGACTGAAGACCTAGATAAAGCTAAAACAGCTATTGAAGATAGTATAGATAGAAATACGGCGGAGTATCATTTTTTGAAAGGCAAGGTAGGCTATTTGAGCAAAGAGTACTTATCTAGCCTCGATAAATTTGATCAAATTGTTCAATCTGATTTTTCTCCTTTTTGGACTCAGAAAGCAGAGCTATCTAAAGTGTGGATCTATATAGATACTGAGCGCTACAGAGAAGCCGAAGAGATTATTTTTTCACTAGAAGACGTAATTTTAAAAGATCTTGAGGACGAGTTGTTTTATTTGAAACCGTTTATATTTTATAAAAAGTCTGAGTTTAGTCCGGCAATAAGAAATTACCAGCGTTTTATCTATAAGTATAAAGATTCTGATTGGCATCAAAGAGCTTTTTTAGAGCTGGTTGATTGTTACTATAATATCAATAAGCTTTTACAAGCAGAGAAGATGGCCTTGCAATTCTTAGCTAAAGAACTCTCTTCTGGTTCTACTGATCGGATGCGTCATATGTTAGGCTGGGTCTATTATAAAAAAGGCGATTTAGAAAAAGCAGTTCTAGAGTTTGAGGCAGTAGCCAATAACAGTAAAGATATAGACTTAAAAATAAATTCTTTATGCAGGGTAGGAGATCTTTTAGCAGAGATGGGTAGGGTTGAAGAAGCAATGGATAAATATAATCTGATTTTAAAGGAGTATTCGGATTCACTCTATGCAGAATATGCACAGTATCAACTAGGCATATATTTGTTTCAGCAAGGAGATTACGCGGGCGCTATTCTAGCCTTCCGTGTTGCTATAGAGAATTTCCCCAAGTCATTATTGCTTGATAAAGTACACTTCTATCTTGCAGGGGCCTATTTTAAACAGGGTGATTATGAAATGGCTTTAACTGAGGTTGAAACTTTTCTTAGTTCTCAATCTGAAGAAGACTTCAAAAAGAGAGCCTCTATTCAAAAAGCAGCCTTACTTTATAATCTTGGGAACTATAGAGAAGCTGAAGAGTTTATCAAGAGCAGTGAGATGTTGGCCCTTGATCCCTACGCCCATTTCGTTTTAGCTAAAATATATTTAAAAGATAAAAGATTTCAGGATGCAGATAGAGAATACGATTGGCTGAAAGAGAATTTAGACGATCCGGATATGCTTGCATACTTCTATTTTTATAGAGCCGAATTAGATTTCTATCTTAAAGAATGGGACAGAGCCTGTGCTAATTTCCAAAATGCTTATCAGATAGCCAAAAAAGATCATCTCAAAGAACAATCTTTGTATTGGCAGGGTTGGTGCCATTACAATAAAAATGATCTAAAGAAAGCTTTTGACATGTTTGATATTTTAAAAGACTCAAAAACTCTTTCTCAAGAGGCAAGATATAATATAGCTTTGATCTTCAACGCGCAAGGCAGAGCTGAGCAGGCTATAAAGATTTTAGAGGTTATAGTTAGCCAAAAAGAGCGTTTTAGCAGGCTTGCAGCGCTAAAGCTTGGCGATATTTATAAAGAGAGAAATGATCGCCAAAGAGCACTGGAGCAATATCGCAGCCTGGAGGTCTCTCCTTACGATATAATTGCTGCCGAAGCCAGTTTTAATATCGGGGAAATTTATGAAGTTGAGAATAAGGTTGAGGAGGCTATCCTGCAGTATTTAAGCCTCTCTGCCTTGTATAATGTAGATCTATCTTTTGTGAATAAAGCGAGGGTTCGGTGCGCTAGGTTGTTGGAAAAAGAGGCCAGATATGAGGAGGCAGAAAAAATTTATAGAGAGATAGCCCTTACATCTTCTGAAGAAGCTATATATGCTAAGGCAAGGTTAAAAAAAATAGAAGAATTAAAATAA
- a CDS encoding MotA/TolQ/ExbB proton channel family protein, with protein sequence MIREGGPLMYLILLCSVVAFAVIIERIITLSRAKIDVSAFMDNILDAVRRNRIMAAIEMCDRTFSPVASIIKAGLLKQSASRQEIKEAMEEAALVEVPKLEKNLNILATLAHVTPLIGLLGTVTGMIQAFQVIQEKAGALSPVSPGDLAGGIWEALTTTVGGLSVAIPTLVAYNFLVTKVDGFVINMERASTELVQVVKGEK encoded by the coding sequence ATGATTAGAGAAGGCGGACCGTTAATGTATCTTATACTCTTATGTTCTGTTGTTGCATTCGCGGTGATTATCGAGAGAATTATAACTCTAAGCAGAGCTAAAATAGATGTCTCTGCCTTTATGGATAATATTCTTGATGCTGTTAGGAGAAATAGAATTATGGCTGCAATAGAGATGTGCGATAGAACCTTTTCTCCTGTTGCAAGTATTATAAAAGCAGGACTGCTTAAGCAGTCTGCAAGTAGGCAGGAGATCAAAGAAGCTATGGAAGAAGCTGCCTTAGTTGAGGTTCCAAAGCTCGAAAAGAATCTCAATATCCTTGCAACTTTAGCTCATGTAACTCCGCTGATAGGTCTTTTGGGTACTGTTACGGGTATGATCCAGGCATTTCAAGTCATTCAAGAGAAAGCCGGCGCATTGAGCCCTGTTAGTCCGGGAGATTTGGCCGGAGGTATTTGGGAGGCTCTAACTACTACAGTAGGAGGTCTCTCTGTAGCTATTCCTACTCTTGTAGCTTATAACTTTTTGGTTACAAAAGTAGATGGTTTTGTTATCAATATGGAGAGAGCTTCAACAGAGCTGGTGCAGGTCGTGAAAGGAGAGAAGTAA
- a CDS encoding biopolymer transporter ExbD has product MRPKAGNFRSGGFNIPRKTCLLKGDIDITPLIDCVFLLLIFFMLSSSFVKPAGIIVNLPKTATAEVLREEKFVIVITSDNIIRLEEEVVTIDDLKEVLAQRKQKIDSLLIKADEESSLGKIIEVWDMCRELGIEKLNIATLQTRID; this is encoded by the coding sequence ATGAGACCTAAGGCTGGAAATTTTAGATCCGGCGGATTTAATATTCCCCGTAAAACCTGCTTGCTAAAAGGAGATATAGATATTACGCCTCTCATTGATTGTGTATTCCTTCTGCTTATATTCTTCATGCTTTCATCTTCTTTTGTTAAACCTGCGGGTATAATTGTTAATCTTCCTAAAACTGCAACAGCAGAGGTTTTAAGAGAAGAGAAGTTTGTTATAGTTATAACAAGCGATAACATAATACGCCTGGAAGAAGAAGTGGTTACCATAGACGACTTAAAAGAGGTTTTGGCTCAGAGAAAACAGAAGATAGATTCTTTGCTCATTAAAGCTGATGAAGAGTCTTCTTTGGGTAAGATTATTGAAGTTTGGGATATGTGTAGGGAGCTTGGAATTGAGAAATTGAATATTGCAACTTTACAGACAAGGATAGATTGA
- a CDS encoding winged helix-turn-helix domain-containing protein: MITEVGIVAGEIWNYLDKNGKVSLRKLTSNIEKPKDVILMSLGWLAREGHVVLEGNKDYKISLRE, translated from the coding sequence ATGATTACCGAAGTCGGAATAGTGGCTGGAGAGATTTGGAACTATCTTGATAAAAACGGTAAGGTTTCTCTTAGAAAGCTCACTTCAAACATAGAGAAGCCCAAAGATGTAATTCTTATGAGCTTGGGCTGGCTGGCCAGAGAGGGCCATGTTGTTTTAGAAGGGAATAAAGACTATAAGATAAGTCTGAGGGAATAA
- a CDS encoding helix-turn-helix domain-containing protein produces the protein MGKLMDVSELADYLKLEKQTIYNWLHKKKISGIKVGRVWRFDKSSVDEWLNSRTVPANPGEDKNTKTLFDK, from the coding sequence ATGGGTAAGTTAATGGATGTTAGTGAACTGGCTGATTATCTTAAGCTCGAGAAGCAGACTATATACAATTGGTTGCATAAAAAGAAAATATCAGGTATTAAAGTTGGCAGGGTTTGGAGATTTGACAAGAGCAGCGTTGATGAGTGGTTGAATTCACGCACAGTCCCAGCTAATCCTGGAGAAGATAAAAATACAAAAACACTTTTTGATAAGTAG
- the pilM gene encoding pilus assembly protein PilM yields the protein MVKVTTTIEIKRDILRITQLKKGLKDISLLGYVEEKLPFVPALDLNENVELVIAKLRALFQKLPSRAKSSIFIIPTSEVMLRFFDLPYLGKKERVEAIKYEAQKYIPFAIDDIASDFYIPYEVKNKEMRVVYMAVKHEALDRYVRIASKLGINISAIEPYPFSVLRALFTSGDLKAKDFVLVLDLDYAGSTILVTQGLNLYIARDFIVSTVSEITSAQVMNKIVFEINRTIDYMIKEFPQQSIQEVILTGEVANEEVRESLMSALNVNVKLASLENKVAVAKKDIVRKHLGIIGAGLRSLIGYDIDLDFFSDYRGVGKQGKGFRIKDLVPKELIRDLILMFLGLAMSGFYLKYQMQSVEEIGQSVSIPVGLERMSHNKLKKDIEELKEKKTFLKNILSQKIQFSEIFDFIPANLTAGIWLDSLEIKNADRAGSMELLLSGYGYDTGDKGVDLIYNLLDKMNSSKESKKLFKDIKVVDVGKTSLEGFNVIEFSLKAVMR from the coding sequence ATGGTAAAAGTAACTACAACAATAGAGATCAAGAGAGATATTCTGCGGATTACGCAACTTAAAAAAGGTTTAAAAGATATCTCGCTTCTTGGATATGTAGAAGAGAAGCTCCCTTTTGTTCCTGCTTTGGACCTGAATGAGAATGTAGAGTTAGTAATTGCAAAGCTTAGGGCTCTCTTTCAGAAACTCCCCTCCCGGGCTAAGAGCTCGATATTCATCATTCCAACATCTGAGGTGATGCTTAGATTTTTCGACCTCCCTTATTTAGGTAAGAAAGAGAGGGTGGAGGCCATAAAATACGAAGCGCAGAAGTATATCCCTTTTGCCATAGATGATATTGCCAGTGATTTTTATATCCCTTATGAGGTTAAGAATAAAGAGATGCGTGTTGTCTATATGGCTGTAAAACACGAAGCCCTTGATAGGTATGTCCGCATAGCCTCTAAGTTGGGTATAAATATTTCTGCTATTGAACCCTATCCTTTTAGCGTACTGAGAGCGCTGTTTACTTCAGGAGATTTAAAAGCAAAAGACTTTGTATTGGTTTTAGATTTAGACTATGCGGGTTCAACCATACTTGTTACTCAAGGACTCAATCTTTATATTGCCAGAGATTTTATTGTTTCAACTGTCTCAGAGATAACCTCAGCACAGGTTATGAACAAAATAGTGTTTGAGATCAACCGCACAATTGACTATATGATTAAGGAGTTTCCCCAGCAGTCGATACAAGAAGTGATATTAACTGGTGAGGTTGCCAATGAAGAAGTCCGCGAGAGTCTAATGAGTGCTCTCAATGTCAATGTTAAACTTGCGTCCCTTGAAAACAAAGTGGCGGTTGCCAAGAAAGATATTGTTAGAAAACATCTTGGTATTATTGGGGCAGGTTTGAGAAGCCTTATAGGTTATGATATCGATTTGGATTTTTTTTCGGATTATAGAGGCGTGGGAAAGCAGGGAAAAGGTTTCAGAATTAAAGACCTGGTTCCTAAAGAGCTTATTCGTGATCTAATTTTAATGTTTCTGGGTCTTGCTATGAGCGGATTCTATCTTAAATATCAAATGCAGTCCGTGGAAGAGATAGGACAGAGCGTAAGTATACCAGTTGGCCTAGAACGTATGAGTCATAATAAACTAAAAAAAGATATAGAAGAATTAAAAGAAAAAAAGACTTTTCTAAAAAATATTTTATCTCAAAAAATACAGTTTTCAGAAATCTTTGATTTTATACCTGCCAATCTAACAGCAGGTATCTGGCTGGATAGTTTAGAAATTAAGAACGCAGATAGAGCTGGCTCTATGGAGTTGTTATTATCGGGTTATGGTTATGACACGGGGGATAAAGGTGTGGATTTGATATACAATTTATTAGATAAGATGAATAGCTCTAAAGAGTCTAAAAAATTATTTAAAGATATTAAGGTTGTTGATGTAGGTAAAACATCATTAGAGGGTTTTAATGTTATTGAATTCTCTCTCAAGGCGGTTATGAGATGA
- the pilO gene encoding type 4a pilus biogenesis protein PilO produces MNTNLLYRKINFIVFVVLLIVFLGGFYNISVKQNLASMNEIVDQITVKQQLLSVYSEKIKLEGELVSLNTVFPQNTDSRWLMVILNDMAKKERVEIVTVRPMSVVGATFHDKIKVSVHLEGSYHQLGRMMAAIDNTAKYIQVEELKAYPVKQGSSSKKMPQTADGSARLNWQMIIGSVVPKI; encoded by the coding sequence ATGAATACAAATCTATTGTATAGAAAAATTAATTTTATAGTGTTTGTAGTGTTGTTAATTGTGTTTTTGGGCGGTTTTTATAATATCAGCGTTAAACAAAATTTGGCTTCGATGAATGAGATTGTTGACCAGATTACAGTAAAACAGCAACTGCTATCGGTGTATTCAGAAAAGATTAAATTGGAAGGAGAGTTAGTATCTTTAAATACTGTCTTTCCTCAAAATACTGACTCGCGTTGGTTGATGGTCATTCTTAATGATATGGCAAAGAAGGAAAGAGTTGAAATAGTCACGGTTCGTCCCATGTCTGTCGTTGGCGCTACCTTTCATGATAAGATAAAGGTCTCTGTGCACCTAGAGGGCTCTTATCATCAGCTAGGTAGAATGATGGCAGCTATAGACAATACTGCTAAATATATTCAAGTAGAGGAATTGAAAGCTTACCCTGTAAAGCAGGGAAGTTCTAGTAAAAAAATGCCTCAAACAGCAGATGGTAGCGCTAGGCTTAACTGGCAGATGATTATAGGGAGCGTTGTGCCTAAAATATGA
- a CDS encoding secretin N-terminal domain-containing protein, whose protein sequence is MKFYRNIVLIFAILIMVSSSLFAQEKIDSLGKTISLDFKDASLKDILKVFSMQSGLNFVASDRIEDKKLTLYMENVPVDKALDTILKANSLTYFQPPDSNIFVVKKLNVPAVETMTRIYRLNYADPAEIKGLFEGMSVAGQVQETTAEGNVVTSSFLQGILSEYGKIASDKRTNSLIVTDIPSRFPMIEDAITQLDQPTPQVMIEAEILEVSTDYMEEIGIYFEDSGMIQITGSELATRFPFNTKGRFSGLTDSTSGYGTISAVGFDPLLNLLKQNQKTKVLARPKILTLSNQTAEIKITADTAIGTSTTDTDSSDYTEAERMETGVKLIVTPIVNKDSFVTIDIVSEVVDPKQSAFFDDYVDPHTRSAKATIRIKDGDTLIMGGLIKRDEDMTVRKVPFFGDIPIIGKVFRHTYKLNESKELIIFITPHIIKDSYYSMTQASDSIEREFSVDNSASKEEVVEQTLQEFN, encoded by the coding sequence ATGAAATTTTATCGAAATATTGTATTAATTTTTGCAATATTAATTATGGTTTCATCTTCTCTGTTTGCCCAAGAGAAGATTGATTCGCTAGGTAAAACAATATCTTTAGATTTTAAAGATGCAAGTCTTAAAGATATATTAAAAGTGTTTTCAATGCAGTCAGGTCTCAACTTTGTTGCCAGCGACAGGATCGAAGATAAAAAGCTTACGCTCTACATGGAGAATGTTCCAGTGGACAAAGCGCTTGATACTATATTAAAAGCCAACAGCCTTACTTACTTTCAGCCTCCCGACAGCAATATATTTGTTGTAAAGAAGCTGAATGTTCCTGCAGTAGAGACTATGACTCGAATTTATAGGTTAAATTATGCTGATCCTGCAGAGATAAAGGGGTTGTTTGAGGGTATGAGCGTTGCTGGGCAGGTTCAAGAGACGACTGCAGAGGGAAATGTAGTTACAAGCTCTTTCTTGCAAGGCATTCTTTCTGAGTATGGGAAGATTGCATCTGATAAAAGAACTAACAGCTTAATAGTGACCGATATTCCTTCCCGTTTTCCGATGATAGAAGATGCAATAACTCAATTAGATCAGCCTACACCTCAAGTTATGATAGAGGCAGAAATATTAGAGGTCTCAACAGATTATATGGAGGAGATAGGCATCTATTTTGAAGATAGCGGTATGATTCAAATTACTGGGTCTGAACTAGCAACAAGATTTCCATTTAATACAAAAGGCCGTTTCAGTGGTTTAACAGATTCTACTTCTGGTTACGGTACTATATCAGCCGTTGGGTTTGATCCTTTACTGAATTTACTTAAACAAAATCAAAAAACGAAAGTACTTGCCAGGCCTAAGATTTTAACTTTGAGCAATCAGACTGCAGAGATAAAGATTACTGCAGATACAGCTATTGGTACAAGCACTACAGATACTGACAGCAGTGATTATACGGAAGCAGAAAGAATGGAGACAGGTGTAAAGCTTATAGTTACTCCTATTGTAAATAAAGATAGCTTTGTTACTATTGATATTGTTTCAGAAGTGGTAGATCCAAAACAATCAGCGTTTTTTGATGATTATGTGGATCCCCATACACGCTCAGCCAAAGCTACGATAAGAATAAAAGACGGAGATACTCTTATCATGGGAGGTTTAATCAAAAGAGATGAAGATATGACAGTTCGTAAAGTTCCTTTTTTTGGTGACATCCCTATTATAGGCAAAGTTTTTCGTCACACTTATAAGTTAAATGAGAGTAAGGAACTCATAATATTTATTACTCCACATATTATAAAGGACTCTTATTATAGTATGACCCAGGCTTCAGATTCTATAGAGAGAGAATTTTCTGTAGACAATAGTGCTAGCAAAGAAGAGGTTGTTGAACAGACACTACAGGAGTTTAATTAA
- a CDS encoding ATPase, T2SS/T4P/T4SS family has product MAIREKVGEILIKEGLITEEDFSQAMEHQRKNGGKLGDVLMAMGFVTEKEIAAALGKQLGISYISIASGNLRPAHDQGLEALISEEVARKYLVLPISRTFNSLTIAVVDPLDFITIDNLGKITGCDINSVITTKAEIVQAIDEFYGPHDVFKEAIESSYEKKANSVTLNLEDTSEDDTASLDRLIAKAEEAPVVKLVDLVIRQAIDEGASDIHIESLDKKMRLRYRVDGILQEKPPPAPHLKLAIVSRIKILSKLDIAEKRLPQDGSFVLKLENKLVDFRVSVVPTIYGEKVVIRILDRSQLPLDLAQLGLSTNQLEIFREAINQPYGAIFLTGPTGSGKTTTLYAALEEINSPDKNITTIEDPVEYRLDGINQVQVKSQIGLTFANALRSFLRQDPDIILVGEVRDLETAEICVRAALTGHLVLSTLHTNDAASAITRLMDIGVEPYLLTPSLFLVAAQRLVRKLCSNCKEAYEPTADISKRLKVNKDLIFRAKGCDKCRWTGYIGRAAIYELIPIDSDIRDMIARRADAQEIKNLTAEKGFLNLWDSGISKVEEGITSIEEVLRITLIKEG; this is encoded by the coding sequence ATGGCGATAAGAGAGAAAGTTGGTGAGATCCTGATCAAAGAGGGCTTAATTACAGAGGAAGACTTTAGTCAGGCCATGGAGCATCAGAGGAAGAATGGTGGCAAGCTAGGCGATGTTCTAATGGCAATGGGCTTTGTTACCGAGAAAGAGATAGCGGCAGCCTTAGGTAAGCAGCTTGGCATATCTTATATAAGTATAGCCAGCGGTAATCTACGTCCTGCTCATGATCAAGGCTTAGAAGCCTTGATATCTGAAGAGGTAGCAAGAAAATATCTAGTATTGCCGATATCAAGAACATTTAACTCTCTCACTATTGCAGTAGTTGACCCTCTTGATTTTATAACAATAGATAATTTAGGAAAGATCACAGGCTGTGATATCAACTCTGTTATTACAACAAAAGCCGAAATCGTACAAGCAATCGATGAGTTTTATGGGCCACACGATGTTTTTAAAGAGGCTATAGAAAGCTCATATGAGAAAAAAGCAAATAGCGTTACGCTTAATTTAGAAGATACTTCCGAAGATGATACAGCAAGCCTAGATCGCCTTATTGCAAAAGCAGAAGAGGCTCCGGTTGTTAAGTTAGTTGATCTAGTTATAAGGCAGGCTATAGACGAGGGTGCCAGCGATATACATATAGAGTCTCTAGATAAGAAGATGAGGTTACGCTATAGGGTCGATGGAATTCTTCAAGAGAAACCCCCTCCAGCACCGCATTTAAAACTTGCAATAGTATCACGCATAAAGATACTTTCTAAACTCGATATAGCCGAGAAAAGGCTTCCCCAGGACGGTAGCTTTGTATTGAAACTCGAGAATAAACTTGTTGATTTTAGAGTCTCTGTTGTTCCAACTATCTATGGCGAAAAGGTTGTTATAAGAATATTGGATAGGTCTCAATTGCCGCTTGATTTAGCACAGCTTGGCTTGAGCACTAATCAGCTTGAAATTTTTAGAGAGGCTATTAATCAACCCTACGGGGCCATATTCCTTACTGGTCCTACAGGAAGCGGAAAAACAACAACACTCTATGCAGCGTTAGAGGAGATAAATAGTCCGGATAAGAATATTACAACTATTGAGGACCCTGTTGAATATCGGCTTGATGGTATAAATCAAGTCCAGGTTAAGTCTCAGATAGGATTGACTTTTGCCAATGCGCTAAGATCTTTTTTAAGACAGGACCCGGATATTATTCTAGTTGGTGAAGTCAGAGATTTAGAGACTGCAGAGATATGCGTAAGAGCAGCATTAACAGGTCATTTAGTGCTGTCTACTTTACATACAAATGATGCTGCATCTGCAATTACACGTTTAATGGATATCGGTGTTGAGCCTTACCTTTTAACACCCTCTCTGTTTTTGGTTGCAGCTCAGAGATTAGTTAGAAAACTTTGCTCTAACTGTAAAGAGGCATATGAGCCTACAGCGGATATATCGAAGCGTCTTAAAGTTAATAAAGATTTGATATTTAGAGCCAAGGGTTGTGATAAATGTAGATGGACAGGCTATATTGGAAGAGCAGCTATATATGAATTAATACCGATAGATTCCGATATACGCGATATGATTGCCAGGCGGGCCGATGCTCAAGAGATAAAAAATTTAACTGCTGAGAAAGGCTTCTTAAACCTCTGGGACAGCGGTATCTCTAAAGTTGAAGAGGGTATCACAAGTATAGAGGAAGTTTTAAGAATAACGCTCATAAAAGAAGGCTAA